The proteins below come from a single Agrobacterium vitis genomic window:
- a CDS encoding sensor histidine kinase yields MDDKDGDPGESRRLPLRLSFSHPFTLIRRIFGNAVFSSLTRRIVFFNLAALIVLVAGIMYLNQFREGLIDARVESLLTQGEIIAGAISASASVDTNSITIDPQKLLELQAGQSITPVPNDEDLEFPIKPERVAPVLRRLISPTRTRARLFDADANLLLDSRHLYSRGQVLRYDLPPVEGDTGSWTEWLAKQFNRMLQPSNVPLYKEAPGGDGSIYPEVMNALTGVRGAVVRVTEQGELIVSVAVPVQRFRAVLGVLLLSTQAGDIDKIVHAERLAILRVFGVATLVNIVLSLLLSSTIANPLRRLSAAAIRVRRGAKEREEIPDFSARQDEIGNLSVALREMTTALYDRIDAIESFAADVSHELKNPLTSLRSAVETLPLAKTDVSKQRLLDVIQHDVRRLDRLISDISDASRLDAELARTDAAPVDMEVVLGNLVEISRQIRSSKKPVDIEYVVEHKQGQKVRYIINGHDLRIGQIVTNLIENARSFVPEKEGRIVVRLSRTRSRCVVQVEDNGPGILVENIDRIFERFYTDRPDGESFGQNSGLGLSISRQIAEAHGGSLRAENILEPETARILGARFILTLPAEPSP; encoded by the coding sequence ATGGACGATAAGGACGGGGATCCCGGCGAGAGCCGCAGGCTGCCCTTGCGCCTGTCCTTTTCTCATCCCTTTACCTTGATCAGACGCATCTTCGGCAATGCCGTTTTCTCCAGTCTGACGCGACGGATCGTTTTCTTTAATCTTGCGGCGCTGATCGTTCTGGTCGCTGGTATCATGTATCTCAATCAGTTTCGCGAAGGGCTGATCGATGCGCGGGTGGAAAGCCTGCTGACCCAGGGGGAAATTATTGCCGGAGCGATTTCTGCCTCGGCATCGGTGGATACCAATTCCATCACCATCGATCCGCAAAAGCTGCTGGAATTGCAGGCGGGGCAAAGCATTACCCCGGTGCCGAATGACGAAGACCTGGAATTTCCCATCAAGCCGGAGCGGGTCGCCCCCGTGCTGCGCCGCCTGATTTCGCCGACCCGCACCAGGGCGCGGCTGTTTGATGCCGATGCCAATCTGCTGCTGGATTCGCGCCATCTCTATTCCCGCGGTCAGGTGCTGCGTTACGATCTTCCACCCGTCGAGGGGGATACCGGCAGCTGGACGGAATGGCTGGCCAAGCAATTCAATCGCATGCTGCAACCGAGCAATGTGCCGCTCTACAAGGAAGCGCCGGGCGGGGATGGATCAATCTACCCTGAAGTGATGAATGCGCTAACCGGGGTGCGCGGTGCCGTGGTGCGCGTGACCGAACAGGGCGAGTTGATTGTTTCCGTGGCGGTGCCGGTCCAGCGTTTCCGCGCCGTGCTCGGCGTGCTTTTGCTATCCACCCAGGCTGGCGATATCGACAAGATCGTCCATGCGGAACGCCTGGCGATCCTGCGGGTGTTCGGCGTGGCCACGCTGGTCAATATCGTGCTTTCTCTGCTGCTGTCCTCGACCATTGCCAATCCGCTGCGGCGCCTGTCGGCAGCGGCCATTCGCGTCCGGCGCGGCGCCAAGGAGCGGGAGGAAATCCCGGATTTCTCTGCGCGCCAGGATGAAATCGGCAATCTGTCGGTGGCCCTGCGGGAAATGACCACGGCACTTTACGACCGGATCGATGCCATCGAGAGTTTTGCCGCCGATGTCAGTCACGAGTTGAAAAATCCGCTGACGTCGCTGCGCAGCGCTGTTGAAACCCTGCCGCTTGCCAAGACCGATGTCTCGAAGCAGCGGCTTCTGGATGTGATCCAGCATGACGTCCGCCGGCTTGACCGGTTGATCAGCGATATCTCGGATGCCTCGCGGCTGGATGCAGAACTGGCGCGTACCGACGCGGCACCGGTCGATATGGAAGTCGTGCTTGGCAATCTGGTGGAGATTTCCAGGCAGATCCGCAGCAGCAAGAAGCCGGTCGATATCGAATATGTCGTGGAGCACAAGCAGGGCCAGAAGGTCCGCTATATCATCAACGGTCATGACCTGCGTATTGGCCAGATCGTCACCAACCTGATTGAAAATGCCCGTTCCTTCGTACCTGAAAAGGAAGGGCGCATCGTTGTGCGCCTGTCGCGCACCCGCAGCCGCTGCGTCGTGCAGGTGGAAGACAACGGTCCCGGTATCCTGGTCGAGAATATCGACCGGATCTTCGAGCGCTTTTATACCGACCGTCCCGATGGCGAAAGCTTCGGCCAGAATTCAGGGCTTGGCCTCTCCATCAGCCGGCAGATCGCCGAGGCGCATGGCGGATCGTTGCGGGCTGAAAACATCCTGGAGCCGGAAACTGCACGGATCCTCGGGGCCCGCTTCATCCTGACCCTGCCGGCAGAGCCATCTCCATGA